TCCTGGCTCTTTTCAACTACATGGTGGTGCTTCTGGCCAACGGGCTGGTGATGAGCATCATCGTGGCAGACAGGGCCCTGCACAGACCCATGAATGTGTTAATCTGTAACCTGGCAGCCTGCGACCTGCTTGGAGGCACTGCTGTGCTCATACGGCTCATAATGTACCTCGCCACCGGGCAGAAGAGGATTGCGTATGGCGAGGCCATTGCCCAGGCCTTCGCGGTACACACCTACGGAGCTGCTGTTCAGACCATTTTGGCCACTATGGCTTATGACAGGTGTGGAAATGTATTAATATGATTTAGAAATTTGAGTGAACATGAGTATGACCTGATTCTTGATTAGCTCCTTTCAATTGATTTAGGCTCATGATTAAGCAACGTGTTAATGTTACCTCGAACTGGGTATTAGGCACTCTGCAACGTTTCCTCTAAACAGGTATTTGCAGTGTGTCACGTTTCCTCCCTGCAGCTGTTAAGCATTGTGTAACATTTCCTCTATGCAGGTATCTAGCAGTGTGTGAGCCACTGAGGTACCATGCCCTCATGACACCGGCTAGGCTACTCTTCTCTTGGGTCCTGGCCTGGGTGGTGGCTCTGCTCTGTATCGGTGTGCTCTTTGCCTTGAATGTGGGAACCCCCTTGTGTGGTACCGTCATCAAGCACGTCTATTGCAGCAACCGCTCAATTCTGTACCTGGCCTGTGAACCGACGCCAATAAATAACATCTATGGTCAGTTTCAATGCGGAAATTAATATCTTTTTGTGAAATATAGTAATGGTACAATGAAGAACAACAGGCATTGTTTACCAATCATTTATAATTATAAATTAATCTAAGCCataatattgttttataggAACATATAATATGCATTACGGTGATCACTGTCAAGGTATACAATAAGAGttcaaagaaaaaaagtaaagtaaagaaGGGACTGTAAATATGTCAAGAGTTGTCCTATATCTTAacagtagagagacacacatatcaTTGATATTGGTGATTGTCTATCCTAAAATCAAAGCAGTAAATACCAAAGGATGTTATGTACAAATTTTAATGTCATAATTTCTTCCCTAGGTTTGATCATGTCTTGGTCTTTAAGTACAGGATGCTTCCTTGTCATCGCTTTCTCTTACATCAAGATTCTGCATGCCTGCATAAAAAACAGCAATGATGGCACCATGCGGAGGAAAGCTTTCCAGACCTGTGCTTCTCATCTTGTAATTTATTTGATCTATCAAATTGGCTCTACAATCATTATTCTGTCCCAAAGGTTCACCTCAGCATCTCCAAATCTTAAGAAATTCTTCAGcatactaattattattatcccaCCTGCTGTGAACCCTGTTATCTACGGCCTTGTTACGAAGGAGTTACGTACCAGCCTACTGAAACTGGTTAAAACTAAAGTCCAATCCAGGACCCTGTTCAGTACATCATaattcataaaataaataatgcattcacCATATTTGTAAGGACAACAATTTATTCATGCTGAATATAATATCAGAAACATTGTGGCAAATGTGGGAAgaatgtatatttatgtatacttAAGTAAAATCAATCAGGTAGTACAAGTTATGCTATAGCAATATTTATCTATGCAAGTCATGTAAGTCATAATATTTACTGGTGATTTAAAAAATTTAATAATTCTTAATGCCCTGTATCTTATGGTGCATTCCAGGCCACCCGTAACCCGTGTTTTCGCAACCTTCTAGCCGTGAAAGTGCCCTGGAATGGCAGTCAAAACCGCAACTCACTGCCCGTAAACTCGTACAAAATcgatgtaggcctactcccAGTTCCAGCTCGTAACTTACGGGCTAAAAAGTGTCCCTTAAACGCATCATTACTCCCAAGTCATTCTGTTCCCCTGTTGTGTTTGCATAACTTCCTGTAGGTCTGGGACCCACATGTTGATAATTTAAGTAATTTTTAAAAAATCTTTTTTCGTTTTCATCCTTTTAACCTATTGATGTACTAACACTTCAAAAAACGTTAAAGCGGGATTCATTTGCATGATTATCTTGTACAACAAAAtgcctaaataaaataaacctttGGAATGGATTTCTTGGCGAAGCAAAGCAACCATAAACTTCCGGTTTGCCCCACAGAAACACGTCGGCCTAGTCTGTCCCACAGAAGAAGAAATGTCCAACGCGGGTCACTGGACAATCGAACAGTGGAATTCATGTTCCTGATTATCCTATTGAAAAAATATGGATTCAGAAAATTAACCATCCAAATAGATTTTTCGGTTGAAAAAAGGCAAAACGTTGCTTCACAAAACACGTTCCCAATCCCCTAATCCGTCCCAAGGAAGATAAAATTTCACCCCTGGGTGAAAGAACATCAGTTACATCtaataacacaaataaaagCAGCTCAGATGACGTAAGTTACGGATGTAACTATGGATCTGTGAGACCGAGGGATGACCGTCACTACGGTCTAAAAAGGAATGAGTACATCGTTCTGCCTATCACCGAGACCATATGTCAAAATTGTCATGCCCATGACCTCCGGAAGCAGAACGTCCCGTGCTTGTAAATAGCAGGGATTGCTAACAGTTCGTCCTCCTACCTTGATCGCCTCAGGCTGTTCTAAGCGACAGAAGATAGTGACGGTCATCCCTCGGTCTCACAGATCCATAGTTACATCCGTAACTTACGATCTGTATCGACCTCACTCTGACCGTCACTACGGTCTAAAAAGGGATGACTAATACCAAAATGGTTGCGAGGAACGTATTGTTAAAATTGTTAACAATTAATTGTTAAAACCTTGCTCGGTCATGGACATGAGTTACATCCACCCTATAAAACCTTGCGAACGTGCATGGCGTAGACCATGAGGCCGCTGCACAGATGTCGTCAGCTGGCACTCCCCTGAGGGCAGCCCAGGACGTTGCCATACTTCTGGTTGAATGAGCCCTTATACCAGGCGGGACTTGCATCCCGCTTGCTCTGTAGGCATGGGAAATAACGTCTACCAACCaatgggacagcctctgcttcgaAAGAGGTAAGCCCCTCTTTGCTGCCCCGTAGCAGATGAAAAGTTGGGAGTGTGCTCCCCTTAGTGGCTGTGTATGGGTCAGGTAAGCTCTCAAGGCCCTCACTGGTTCACAAAGTGAGCAACCTACCCTGCTCTGCCTGTGAGGCAGAGGCGGGCTGAAACGCATCCACCTCCAAAACCTGATTGATGGACTGCCTATTAACAACCTTTGGCAGAAAAGCCAGATTTGGCCACAGTGACACACTGGTGCCACCTTCCATCCACCTGAGGCAATCGTCACTGACAGAGTGGGCACACAGCTCCCCAACCCGTCTTGCTGAGCAGAGGGCTAAAAGGAATGCTGTTTTAAGTGACAAAGAGCGTAGATCGGCATCCGCAATGGGCTCGTACGGAGCTTCAGTGAGTGATGCTAAAACCATCGGGAGGTCCCAGCCTGGTGCCCGTAGGGTACGGGCTGGACGCAAACGGCGTTCTCCCTTCAAGAACACCAAGGGATGCCTCCCGAGAGGCCTGGTGGAAAGCAGAAATGGCCGAAGCGTAGACTATCACCGTACTAACCGCCTTGCCTTGGTCCAGCTGGGTCTGCTGGACCAAGAAACGCAGCACGTGAGGCACAGGGCAAGTCGCTGCTGGCTCAATATCCAAATTCTCCATCTGAGTGCATAGCTGGCTCTAGTAGATGGAGCCCTAGCGTTGTTGAATGTCTCCCGAACAGACGCATCTAAACGCTCAGTGACGGGCTCTGTACTGGCCAAACCCAAAGGCGCAGGGCGACCGGGTTCAGATACCATATCTGCCCACCTGCTTGTGCCAGCAGGTCTGCCCTGCTCGGCAACTGCCATGGCTGACCCTGCAGTAGCTGGAGCAGATCTGAAAACCAGGGTCTCGCTGGCCAACGTGGGGCAACCAGCAGGATTGTGTGTTGGCCCTCCTTGATCCTCTGCAGAACCTGAGGGATGAGAGGGATCGGAGTAAAAGCGTACAACAAGCCTGTCGGCCACTCTTGTGATAGAGCATCCAGGCCCAAacagcccccctgccccctgagAGAGTACCACTCTGGGCAGTGGGTTGTTTCCGCTGACGCAAACAGATCCACTTGCGCAACCTCGTAGCGCATCCAGATCTGTTTGACAACGTCTGTGTGCTGTCTCCACTCTCCCGGGAGTGGTCCCGTCCTGGAGAGCATGTCGGCCGCACTGTTTGCTACGCCCAGAATGTGCACAGCCCTTACTGAGGCAAGTCAACCTCCAAGGACGCAGGGCCCGAATGCATGCTCGAGAAACACGCAGCTTGACCTGCCTGTCGTCTCTTGGGTGGAGTTGGAAAGCATTGAACCAGCACTGGAAGGGCAGAGACCTCAGCAGAC
The Gadus morhua chromosome 7, gadMor3.0, whole genome shotgun sequence DNA segment above includes these coding regions:
- the LOC115547100 gene encoding olfactory receptor 2C3-like, coding for VYILVWMENLTKLTPLKQPIVFELESFEVPPDQAPVLLFLALFNYMVVLLANGLVMSIIVADRALHRPMNVLICNLAACDLLGGTAVLIRLIMYLATGQKRIAYGEAIAQAFAVHTYGAAVQTILATMAYDRYLAVCEPLRYHALMTPARLLFSWVLAWVVALLCIGVLFALNVGTPLCGTVIKHVYCSNRSILYLACEPTPINNIYGLIMSWSLSTGCFLVIAFSYIKILHACIKNSNDGTMRRKAFQTCASHLVIYLIYQIGSTIIILSQRFTSASPNLKKFFSILIIIIPPAVNPVIYGLVTKELRTSLLKLVKTKVQSRTLFSTS